CAACGCTTTCAAGGCGGCCAACGGCGTATTGCTGGACGCGGTGCAAGGCATTACTGAACTCATCGTGCATCCGGGCATGATCAACGTGGACTTTGCCGACGTGAGAACCGTCATGGCCGGCATGGGCGCCGCTATCATGGGGACAGGATCGGCAACAGGCGAGCATCGTGCTCGCGAAGCGGCTGAAAAAGCCATTGCCTGCCCATTGTTGGAAGATATCAACTTACAGGGCGCAAGAGGCATTCTGGTCAATATTTCTGCCGCTGATATGGGCATTGCCGAGTTTGACGAAGTCGGTAATATTGTCCATGAGTTTGCTTCCGAAGATGCAATCATCAAGATCGGCACCGCTATTGATCCTGAGTTAGGCGATGAAATTAAGGTTACCGTCGTAGCGACAGGCATGGGATTGGCGGCGTCAGCAGCGAAAGGAGGGCCGGTTAAGCTGGTACAGAAAGCGGCGGCCGGCGAGGTCGACTATGGCGTACTCGATAAACCGACCGTCATACGCCAGAACAGACCTGAAACCAGAGAAAACCGGTTCGGAGCGCAACCTAAAAAAGATATCGATCTGGATTATCTGGATATCCCGGCTTTTCTGAGACGCCAGGCCGACTAGGTTGGAAAGTCGACTTAATCTCTTTTTTGGCCCGGTTGTGATAGAATTCCTGTTTTGCCTCTTAATTCGGCGTCCTTTATTTTATGATTAAACAGCGAACTTTAAAAAATACAATCAGGGCTACAGGCGTAGGGCTGCATACGGGCGATAAAGTGTATTTGACTTTACGCCCTGCAGAACCGAATACCGGTATTAAATTTCGCCGCGTTGATTTAGATGAGCCGGTTGTCATTGATGCTTCACCGGAAAATGTCGGCGAAACGATGCTTTCAACAACGCTGGTTGCAGGTGACGTAAAGATTTCAACCATAGAGCATCTGCTTTCGGCGTTTGCCGGGTTGGGCATCGATAATGCGATTATCGATGTCAGTGCGGCGGAAGTTCCCATCATGGACGGAAGCGCCGGCCCTTTTGTGTTTTTGCTACAGTCAGCCGGGGTTGAGGAACAGGATAGTCCAAAACAATATATTCGCATAAAGCGCAGCATCAGAGTTGAAGACGGTGATAAATGGGCGGCTTTCGAGCCATTTGAAGGCTTCAAGGTGACGTTTACGATCGATTTTGAGCACCCGGCATTTGATGAGCGCGTCAAAACTGCAACAATGGATTTCTCGTCCACGACTTTTGTAAAGGAAGTAAGCCGAGCCAGAACCTTCGGTTTCATGAAAGATATCGATATGCTCCGGCAAAATAATCTTGCTTTGGGAGGCAGCCTCGATAACGCCATCGTGGTGGATGACGATAAGATTCTCAACGAGGATGGCTTACGCTGTGCGGATGAGTTCGTTAAGCACAAAATTCTTGATGCGATCGGCGACCTGTACCTTCTGGGGCATAGTCTGATCGGTGCTTTTACCGGTTATAAGTCCGGGCACGGACTGAACAATAAATTATTGCGTACTTTATTGAATGATAAAGACGCGTGGGAAATGGTTACATTTGATGAAGAAGAAGATGCTCCGATTTCCTTCATGCGCTCCGCGCAATCGCCGCGGTCCGCTGCGTAAATTCCGCTTCGGGCTATTCGGCATCGTCGGATAGCCGCTGCAGCGTTGCGCTTAACTTCAGCAACGCTTGCTTCAACTGATTATCCGGAACATTCAGGCCCAGGTTCCGGATGATTTCAATTTTGTCCTTTGCTGGCACATTGGCTCTCCTGATTGGCTTTTCATAAGGGCTTTTCTGCTCGGTAAGAATTTTAACCTGCATAAGGGTAACAGGCTCACGCGTGATTGGCGCAACAGCGGCAAGAATGGCCTGGCTATAAAAGCGCAACTGTGATGCCCAGGCTGCGGAATCCGTGTAAATCAGCAATTTCTTATCGTTTACTACGCAATAGCGTGCATGTTTTGCCAGAGCTTCCGGCAATGCCTCCCGAATGTGTTGCAGAATCTGACGTTGTTGCTCGATCCGGCTGTAGAAATGGGCAATGGCCCGGTTTGGAAACGATAGCGCCGCTTTAAATGCGGCTGGTTTTTTAGCCATGTGTGTGTGAAAAGGTTCTTGCAGGAATATTGGATTATTTAAGAAATTGTCATATAGTGACAAAGAAGTTCATTTTCTCATACTGTAAATACGCACCAGGCGGATAAAATGAAACAATTCATTCAGGATCTTGCAGAGAAACATAACAACCAGGAAAAACAACTGCTTCAGATCCTGCGAGAGATTCAGGCCTGCTACCATTATATTCCGGAACAGGCGATAGAGCAGTTATCCGGATTATTGCCCATTCCCCGGACGCGAATCATCGGCGTAGTCGAATTCTACAGCTTTTTGCACTTGAGCCCCAGAGGGCAGTATGAACTGTTGATCAGCGATTGCCTGACGGACCACATGCGGGGCAAGAAAAAACTGACCGCTTACCTGGCCGAGAAACTGGACGTGGCTGTCGGCGCGGTGCGTAAAGACGGCTTGGTCAGCCTCGATAACACCTCCTGTACAGGCATGTGCGATCAAGGCCCCGCCGGCATGGTTAACGGCTATGCCTTAACCCGCTTGGATCGGGCCCGGATTGACCGGATTGCTGATTTAATCAATCGCCGGGAGCCATTGGCTGCATGGCCGGCTGATCTTTTTTATGTCGATGATAGTATAGCCAAGCCAGGGTTATTGTTGAAACAGCCCATCGTGCAAGGCGCCGCGCTCAGATCGGCCTTTAAAAGAGGTTTGAAGGCCACACTGGCGGAGATTGACCAATCCGGATT
This is a stretch of genomic DNA from Methylobacter sp. YRD-M1. It encodes these proteins:
- the ftsZ gene encoding cell division protein FtsZ: MKYELMDMCTETANIKVIGVGGGGGNAVNHMVDSHIEGVEFICANTDAQALRRLNVSTIIQLGVELTKGLGAGTNPDIGRQAAEENKERIKEVIEGADMLFLTAGMGGGTGTGAIPVIAEIARSMGILTVAVVTKPFLFEGKKKLAVAEKGIKDLEQYVDSLITIPNQKLLRVLGSSVSLVNAFKAANGVLLDAVQGITELIVHPGMINVDFADVRTVMAGMGAAIMGTGSATGEHRAREAAEKAIACPLLEDINLQGARGILVNISAADMGIAEFDEVGNIVHEFASEDAIIKIGTAIDPELGDEIKVTVVATGMGLAASAAKGGPVKLVQKAAAGEVDYGVLDKPTVIRQNRPETRENRFGAQPKKDIDLDYLDIPAFLRRQAD
- the lpxC gene encoding UDP-3-O-acyl-N-acetylglucosamine deacetylase, which codes for MIKQRTLKNTIRATGVGLHTGDKVYLTLRPAEPNTGIKFRRVDLDEPVVIDASPENVGETMLSTTLVAGDVKISTIEHLLSAFAGLGIDNAIIDVSAAEVPIMDGSAGPFVFLLQSAGVEEQDSPKQYIRIKRSIRVEDGDKWAAFEPFEGFKVTFTIDFEHPAFDERVKTATMDFSSTTFVKEVSRARTFGFMKDIDMLRQNNLALGGSLDNAIVVDDDKILNEDGLRCADEFVKHKILDAIGDLYLLGHSLIGAFTGYKSGHGLNNKLLRTLLNDKDAWEMVTFDEEEDAPISFMRSAQSPRSAA
- a CDS encoding DUF721 domain-containing protein, coding for MAKKPAAFKAALSFPNRAIAHFYSRIEQQRQILQHIREALPEALAKHARYCVVNDKKLLIYTDSAAWASQLRFYSQAILAAVAPITREPVTLMQVKILTEQKSPYEKPIRRANVPAKDKIEIIRNLGLNVPDNQLKQALLKLSATLQRLSDDAE